The Panulirus ornatus isolate Po-2019 chromosome 46, ASM3632096v1, whole genome shotgun sequence sequence gtgtgtgtgtgtgtgtgtccagatggGTTACTGATCCATTCTTTCAGTCTCATATTCATCGTGTGGATTGTGGTGGCAGGTTGTGATGGGTCCTCCACAGGTCAGTGGGAACACCTCGGGAGGCAAGATGGCTAGGTTAAGGCTAGCgacatgagagagatgtgtcatgAGGATCTCCGTGGTTCGAATCCTCTTTCCAGGCAGGAAGCAACCGCTGAGGGCCATAGCGAAGGTAAACGTGAGTCCTTTGTCACAGTCCTTGCGCCCATCTTTGCTCAATGGGAGTGAAAGTCGATGGAAATAGTGAAAGTTTAGCTGATAAGTGGAGTCGTAGGGGACCACCGCCTCTCATCCTGTCTTCCGTTCTTTGGCACTTCTAAAGGACACCCAATCGACCCCCCCCCTTGGAACGTTAAAGACTACACACACCTGGAAGACTACATTCCTCTGTCTATCGCTGATATATATCCTCCTTCTCCCCGCAACCCCATCCTCCTTTCCAGTGCTTTAAGCGAAGGAAGCTGTCCACAGGCGCTGGGATGCACGCGAGGGATCTCGTTTCAAAAGAAAGAGAACCAGTGATTCACACCCCTCAAGGTTCTTTATCACGAGAAGGGAAGTGTGTAGATGTAGGGCCTTACGGTGCTCAGCCAGGTGTCCAGGCATCCAAGAACCAGATGGTCATCTCGTGGTGAGGGACAATGGTTGGGTATGGATACCTTGGAAGTGGGGCCAGAGACGTGGGGTCTTCCACCTGCGGGTCCCTCCAGCTCCGTCCATCTCAGGCTGACCAAAAAGCATTGTTGGTGATTTGGGACGAGAGAAATACGATGGGACTGGCTGTTGGTCGTGTCCCACAGATGGGACTGGTGGTTGGTCATGTCCCACAGATGGGACTGGTTGTTGGTCGTGTCCCACAGACGGATAAGACCCAGCCCTAGGACCCTTTTTGACGGGGCTCCTCCAGCTTCGAGGCAGCGCTACAATAAGTAGCAGGAAAAATAATGGTTTCTAAGCAAGTACTCCTTCGTCATCAGCTGACGCGGATTCATCCTTGCTGAAAGTGACTTCCCTGAGGAAACGTAAGCAGGTgggagagtccggtaacaccattgtgtgtatatatgtatatatatatatatatatatatatatatatatatatatatatatatatatatatatatatatatatatatatatacgtgcagtGACTCAATTCTCACCAGAGTGGAGTCAGTCACTAGAATCAGTCAAGGTCATCTCGCTTCCGTCACTTCTTCCTGCTCACGTCGGTGTATATATAAAGCCTAAGTTGATCACACATTAGCCAGACCCCAGTCATCACCCGCTcctccaggaacacacacacacacgcgcctcctgcaggagcatgatggtgagtgttgtgtggtcaaCACTGTGGATGCTGCTGAGAAGGTGgcagacttcctcctcctcctcctcctcgatctcctccttctcgacctcctcctcctcctcctcctcctcgacctcctcctcctcctcgacctcctcctcctcgacctcctcctcctcctcctcctcgacctcctcctcctcctccaccaggagcaTTTATCTGTGACTTACTGGGTCCATGGGATCGTATAGCGACGACGCTGGTCGTTGTTGGTGTACATGTTGTTGTCACCGAGTGTTTACTGTTGACATGTATTGTTGTCGTGGGAATTTCTTCACTCATATACGTCTCCTTGTTTACAGTCGTTCCTATCACGTGAAGAGCTGACGgcgacgctgctggtggtggtggcgatgatggccATGACCACTACGGCTGCCGTTGTCCCCCACGGCCAAGGAAGTGTGCCTGGCCAACCTGCTCCTCCAGTGCCCCAGCCAAGCACCCAGTCTGTGACGCAGGCAGATCCTCCAGGAGTCTCTGATGGTCTCCTTCAGGTTGGCCTCTCGGGACCAGATGTCTTCCCAGTTCAACAGACCAACGTTCCACCAGCGAGTCTACCATCTCCCGAAGGAGGTTTTCGCGCCGTCCCTCAGACCAGTAGCTTCCACGAGCAACAGGTGTCTCCCGAAGGAGGTTTCCGCGCCATCCCTCAGGCCAGTAGCTTCCACGAGCAACAGGTGTCTCCCGAAGGAGGTTTTCGCGCCGTCCCTCAAGCCAGTAGCTTCCACGAGCAACAGGTGTCTCCCGAAGGAGGTTTTCGCGCCGTCCCTCAGACCAGTAGCTTCCACGCGCAACAGGTGTCTCCGAAGGAGGTTTTCGCGCCGTCCCTCAGGCCAGTAGCTTCCACGAGCAACAGGCAGCGGCTGCACGTCTCCAGGCCGAAATTCAGTCCTTGCTGAGGGAGGCAAGTGGCCAAGGATCCTTGCTGGGTCAGACCCAAGGAGGTTTCCAAGGGCCTCGCGCCTCTCCTGTTCTCCAGGAGAGGATCGACTCCTTAGTCAATCAGGCAGCGTCCCAGGGGCTTGTAGGGCTGATCAGCCTCGAGGTTGGTGTGCCTGGCGTCCAAGGGGGACTTAACCCAGTCAGCCTCGAGGTTGGCGCGCCAGGTGTCCAAGGGGGACTTAACCCAGTCAGCCTCGAGGTTGGCGCGCCTGGTGTCCAAGGTGGACTTAACCCAGTCAGCCTCGAGGTTGGCTCGCCAGGTGTCCAAGGTGGACTTAACCCAGTCAGCCTCGAGGTTGGCGCGCCTGGTGTCCAAGGTGGACTTAACCCAGTCAGCCTCGAGGTTGGCTCGCCTGGCGCTCAAGTTCCTCAGCAGCAGAGCCTGGAGGTTACCGCTGGCGGGGTGGTGCACGGTCGTCATGCACTGAGCATCGAGGTTTTCCAACCCGGGTTTCAACAGTTCCAACCTCAGCCCTTGAACCGGGGCGCTCCTGCCACCAGTCCTGTGCAACTTGGTCGAGGGGGAAGTTCTCAGCCCATGAACTTTGCGCCTTCCGCTACGGGACCTGTCCAGCCCCAGGTCAGTGAAGTGGGAGGTGTTCAGCCCCTGTACCCAGGAGCGCGCGCTACGGGGTCTGTTCAGCCCCAGGTCAGTGAAGTGGGAGGTGGTCAGCAAGGGTAGTCATGTAGCTGCTTCTGCTGGGCCTGACGTCAGCACTGTCTGCTGAGTGATGGACCTGGAGTCTATGGGTAAATGAGAGGGGAGAGCCCGGGTGACGGGGTCAGAGACAAGCCAGAGAAGAGGGGAGCCaagcttggtggggggggggggtaggggggtgatcCAGAGTTGGGGAAGGTCCCACACTCTACCCTTCACCTGTTatgaccacacactcaacccacaCTCTGTCCTTCACCTGTGATgaccacacactctacccacaCTCTGTCCTTCACCTGTGATGACCACACACTTTACCCTTCACCTGTTatgaccacacactcaacccacaCTCTGTCCTTCACCTGTGATgaccacacactctacccacaCTCTGTCCTTCACCTGTGATgaccacacactctacccacaCTCTGTCCTTCACCTGTGatgaccacacactcaacccacaCTCTGTCCTTCACCTGTGATgaccacacactctacccacaCTCTGTCCTTCACCTGTGatgaccacacactcaacccacaCTCTGTCCTTCACCTGTGATgaccacacactctacccacaCTCTGTCCTTCACCTGTGatgaccacacactcaacccacaCTCTGTCCTTCACCTGTGATgaccacacactctacccacaCTCTGTCCTTCACCTGTGATgaccacacactctacccacaCTCTGTCCTTCACCTGTAACACCGGCCATTTACGTGTCTCAGTTGAATTCCACGTTATACACAAAGATATCCACAACGAGACACACTGGCCTCCGAACCTGGCTTGTTATCGTACAAAAATGAACCTCtgtattatatatttctttaataaatgataagaaaaagatgACTTTGGTGATGATATCCAAATATATCCACAATGTATTTCATACATgttatttcaacacacacacacacacacacacacacagacacacactgcaccattccctccaccgccacctcctgctgtgagatccctcttccccaggTTGAAGTGTGGTACCTCAGCCACATCAGGAACCCGTCCAAACTTGAAACACACCACAGCAGCCACAGGTTCCCTTCCGCCCACGGTGAATATCTTAAAGCAACTTACGTCTATAAAGACGAAGTAACCCATTCATAGCGTTGTTCTGTACCTGACAATATTACCTTTATTATGGGGTGGCGCGTCTTGATCATCACAATTTTACTGACCTTTTTCCAGGTTTAGATGTAAGATTCCAATGTCTGTTTCAGAGATGTGGAGCATCATACTCAGCTCTGGTAACGCTGAGTACActgagggaggtaggggggggggggagatataaaTGGCCTTCGTTATTCCTTAACAACGTTTAGTGGGAAGTGTGTGACCTGAGTTGACTTGTTCGTTATCTGGCCTTTGTTCTTATCACAACGTCCAGTTATAACTACCagtgtagaaggagagagagagagagagagagagagagagagagagagagaaacagcacgccattgtgaggtgttttgatcattctaagaccatatGTACACGTTGCCATTGCAGACGACGTCTACATATGGGCCTGGGGAATCGAATGGTACGGTGGGAAGACCAATGATTAAACCAAGTTCTATTATGTAGTTAGGGAACACTTTCAACGCTATTATGTCAATGTCAAAGTTATAATTAAACTTAACTCCTCCAGATTTAAGTTTAACCCTCCATTACTaagtccatatgtatatatatatatatatatatatatatatatatatatatatatatatatatatatatatatatatgcaggaaccGTACTTTGTACAGAGATCTCAGCACTCACGAACATAATAGTACTATGCCAATTTATTATAGTTTCCCCATAAATCAGATTTAACTGATGACGTAATGTAGGTTTTCTTTAATGGCCAAAGGAAACGTAAACAGACACCTCGTGACATCCACTTGACGACCAAGATCGGGGGACGTGACGAGTAATATCGCTTGCCATCGGAGGCCCTTCGTTGTGTGGAACATATAGACAGTGTCCAGTTCGTATAGTGAATTCATGGCAGTGATATAGCGGTATATATCGACGTGTATAGTGATGACATTACTGAACTACGAGTGTGTTATATGACTGTCAAAAGTTCTCCCTCCCACGTCTGGATCTGCTTCAAGTTCTGGGCCAGTTAATCAAGTGCGGGGCGCGACCAGGAAGCCCACACGGAGACTGAGAGTTGGGACGAAGTTGTCGGAGTGGAACTAAACAGCGACGTGAGGGGGCGACCAGGCCTGGCGgacgggtgcgtgtgtgtgtgtggctgaacaTCACAACCAGCGAAGTCGAGCCTGCGCTGCGCAGGTGACGAGTGTGTGGAGGTaagacacaaggaggaggaggaggaggtgggtgttccTGGGTGGCTGAATATACACACTTTGTAGGTGTAACAGGTGTCGGGAGATCATGATCAGGTGAGGGTGTAACAGGTGTCAAGAGGTCATGGGTAGGTGTAATACacagggagtgaggagggtgtatgtgggaGGTGTGATTAGGGTTTCTCTCCACACGACACCCGACGGGGCATTTGCATGGTGAGGTGGCTCGATAGGGAGGCATTGCGCCCTGCATGAACCACCTGGATTCGGAACTGTCTATTGCACGCTGCATGAACCACCTGGATTCGAAACTGTCTATTGAGGCCTCGAGCGAAGCTTcggagagagagcgagcgaggcCCCACGTGGAGACATCAGTTCATCCCTCCGTCATGGTCTCGGGGCCTCGGTCAGGCTCGAACCAGCTTCGAgtgaatttatgtatatgtatgaaagaacTCTGGTGTGactcaggacctttctaaagactcctgcgctacttccagtagcagggatatgtaaGCTCCTTTGGACTGATCATTTGAGCagctgggggagtgtgtgggttgaAGCTATTGTTCGTTCGTTCTGAAACATCCGTCTCGCTCAGGCTTTGGGAAAGGcaagtgaatattttttttttttttttagttattaggacatttaaaagacagtttttttttcctctcgtttATTTAACTGAATATATCGAGTAAGGGCGCTATAAAGCCTCGTTTAAATTCATTTACTCTCCGAGTGTAACGTGACTCGTTTAAATTCATTTACTCTGCGAGTGTAACGTGACTCGTTTAAATTCATTTACTCTGCGAGTGTAGCGTTTGGTTATACCACTGTGCAAACTCGTAGAACTTTCTTGTCCGAAAAGACCCCTTGGCCTTACCCTGCtgatgattgtagcgcagccttcgtTCTGCAGGAGCCCCTGTGGTTAGGTTCCTAGGTttatgtgataataatgataataataataataatgataataataataagatgaagaagaagtTGTGGAGGTGAAGCTGGTGGAGTAAGCAGTATCCAACATACACGAGGTTATTTGTTATTCATAACAGGTGAAGAACAGAGTGTGTGGTCATAACAGGTGAAGTACAGAGTGTGTGGTCATAACAGGTGAAGTACAGAGTGTGTGCTCATAACAGGTGAAGTACAGAGTGTGTGGTCATAACAGGTgaagggtagagtgtgtggtcaTAACAGGTGAAGGGTAGAGtgtgggtagagtgtgtggtcATAACAGGTGAAGGGCAGAGAGTGGGACCTTCCCCAACTCTGGGtcacccccctcccaaccccccaccaaGCTTGGCTTGTCTCTGACCCCGTCACCCGGGCTCTCCCCTCTCATTTACCCATAGACTCCAGGTCCATCACTCAGCAGACAGTGCTGACGTCAGGCCCAGCAGAAGGAGCTACATGACTACCCTTGCTGACCACCTCCCACTTCACTGACCTGGGGCTGAATAGGCCCCGTAGCACGCGCTCCTGGGTACAGGGGgctgaacaccttcttcatgacCAAACTGGGGCTGAACAGGCCCCGTAGCACGCGCTCCTGGGTACAGGGGCTgaacaccttcctcatgaccaaACTGGGGCTGAACAGGCCCCGTAGCGCGCGCTCCTGGGTACAGGGGCTGAGGCGCGAAGACACCGGggctgaaatgatgaacagctggggtgactatTCCCGCGTCGTCGATCGGCCCATGATGACCCTGGACCCCATAGGGAGCAACCCCGATGCTGATTGGCTGAGGACCAAAAGCGCCATAGGGACCAACCTCGATGCTGATTGGCTGAGGACCGAAGGCGCCCTGGACGCCAAGTTCGATGCTGACGGGCTGGACGCGCACGCCggcccctccctgcctcaccagaGACCCGACTGTGGTCTGGAGGAATGGAGAGGCGTGAGGCCCACGGAAGACCTCCTGTAGGGGACCCAGggcaacctcctccctcacgaaGGAGTCTTGGTCGGCCGGGAGACGCGGAGACCCGTGGTGCCCCTGGGAGAAGGCCCCATGAGTGGGGACCCGGAGACCTCCATGAGCCCTTGCCTCATCCAATGGTTCATTGTCGgccccaggaggaggagaggagacatgGTCTCCACGATGACCCTGGATATCTccatggccacctcctcctctctccttccccgacTCCGTGTTGgtctgggggagagaggaggaggaggaggaggaggcaaggaaggCCTCATGGAAGCCATCGGGAGAGAGACCATGGAATCCCCCTTCAGGATCAGTCCGCCTCAGCGACGGGGTGCTCGGCTGGGACAGAGGGGAGGAATGTCCCTCCTGCAGACCACCGCTGAACTGGTCCAGCCCACTTTGAGCTGATCCTCGGTCGTGGGGAAGCTTGGCCGCTCTCGTGGTGGtggccagccatcaccagcagcgtCGCCGTCAGTTTAGATCGTGATCTGAACGACTGTAGgtagacaagagagggagggaggagagtggatgagtgaCACTTGAAATCTTCTCTGTTGATAAACACAGAAGCAGCAAGTCTCAGTACCCAGATCCTTGCAGACATCACACCATACCTTTCCAGTTGCAACGCGGGACCtttctacaccacacacacacacacacacacacacacacacacacacacacacacacacacacacacacaatattactAAACAAAGCCGGacatcatctctctctgtctccttttaCTCAGCATCCACAGTCGTGACCAACATGATCAAAGTACTCACCATGCTTAGAGGaaggatgtgtgtctgtgtacgtgtgtctgtgtgactggTGTCTGGCTGGGGAGTGACTAACtccaggctttatatatatatatatactccaacacccaacccaggatGAAATGACggaataaaaaagaagaaaaaaacaaacaagagacGTCCCTGACTGGCTCCATGTGTGTGACAATGAGTGTCACCTGCTTCACATCGTCCACACGTG is a genomic window containing:
- the LOC139763187 gene encoding uncharacterized protein, which encodes MMSFLSREELTATLLVVVAMMAMTTTAAVVPHGQGSVPGQPAPPVPQPSTQSVTQADPPGVSDGLLQVGLSGPDVFPVQQTNVPPASLPSPEGGFRAVPQTSSFHEQQVSPEGGFRAIPQASSFHEQQVSPEGGFRAVPQASSFHEQQVSPEGGFRAVPQASSFHEQQAAAARLQAEIQSLLREASGQGSLLGQTQGGFQGPRASPVLQERIDSLVNQAASQGLVGLISLEVGVPGVQGGLNPVSLEVGAPGVQGGLNPVSLEVGAPGVQGGLNPVSLEVGSPGVQGGLNPVSLEVGAPGVQGGLNPVSLEVGSPGAQVPQQQSLEVTAGGVVHGRHALSIEVFQPGFQQFQPQPLNRGAPATSPVQLGRGGSSQPMNFAPSATGPVQPQVSEVGGVQPLYPGARATGSVQPQVSEVGGGQQG
- the LOC139763346 gene encoding uncharacterized protein, with translation MSSGSTFKGRLQRLVMMVESVSDVSGKGHTKHLLRAAKLPHDRGSAQSGLDQFSGGLQEGHSSPLSQPSTPSLRRTDPEGGFHGLSPDGFHEAFLASSSSSSSLPQTNTESGKERGGGGHGDIQGHRGDHVSSPPPGADNEPLDEARAHGGLRVPTHGAFSQGHHGSPRLPADQDSFVREEVALGPLQEVFRGPHASPFLQTTVGSLVRQGGAGVRVQPVSIELGVQGAFGPQPISIEVGPYGAFGPQPISIGVAPYGVQGHHGPIDDAGIVTPAVHHFSPGVFAPQPLYPGARATGPVQPQFGHEEGVQPLYPGARATGPVQPQFGHEEGVQPPVPRSACYGAYSAPGQ